Proteins co-encoded in one Streptomyces sp. JH34 genomic window:
- a CDS encoding ABC transporter permease, producing the protein MNGLRSWIARRLLLGAVQTAAVVLLVFTLTEALPGDAAVAFAGDQPDPQRITAVREAMGLDRPAHERLADWVMGLLHGDFGTSLTSGRPVAGFLVDGFGPTLLLAALTVLILVPVAVGLGVLAARHEGRLTDRLISSATLGVYAVPEFALGVLLVSVFALRLGWLPPTAVGYGTDLLAHPAALVLPVLVLLARPVCSLARLVRAGMIEALAAPWTAHAARYGIPGARVRYGHALPNALAPATQQLARTIDWLLCGVIVVEALYVIPGLGTVLMNAVADRDIPVVQGLAVVFGIATVVLNLGADLVTHRLAPRSGAAA; encoded by the coding sequence GTGAACGGACTGCGCTCCTGGATCGCCCGGAGACTGCTCCTCGGTGCCGTGCAGACCGCGGCCGTCGTGCTGCTGGTCTTCACGCTCACCGAGGCGCTGCCGGGTGACGCCGCGGTGGCCTTCGCCGGTGACCAGCCCGACCCGCAGCGCATCACGGCCGTCCGCGAGGCGATGGGACTGGACCGGCCGGCCCACGAGAGGCTGGCCGACTGGGTCATGGGGCTGCTGCACGGCGACTTCGGCACGTCGCTCACCTCGGGGCGGCCGGTGGCCGGATTCCTCGTCGACGGCTTCGGCCCCACCCTGCTCCTCGCCGCGCTCACCGTCCTGATCCTGGTCCCGGTGGCGGTAGGCCTCGGCGTACTCGCCGCCCGGCACGAGGGGCGCCTCACCGACCGGCTGATCAGCTCCGCCACTCTCGGCGTCTACGCCGTGCCCGAATTCGCCCTCGGAGTACTCCTGGTGAGCGTCTTCGCGCTGCGGCTCGGCTGGCTCCCGCCCACCGCCGTCGGCTACGGAACCGATCTGCTCGCCCATCCCGCGGCGCTCGTCCTGCCCGTCCTGGTCCTGCTCGCCCGGCCCGTCTGCTCGCTGGCACGCCTGGTCAGAGCGGGCATGATCGAGGCGCTCGCCGCCCCCTGGACCGCCCATGCCGCACGGTACGGAATCCCGGGAGCCCGTGTCCGCTACGGACACGCCCTGCCCAACGCCCTCGCCCCCGCCACCCAGCAGCTCGCCCGCACCATCGACTGGCTGCTGTGCGGCGTCATCGTCGTGGAGGCCCTCTACGTGATCCCCGGACTCGGCACCGTCCTCATGAACGCCGTCGCCGACCGCGACATCCCCGTCGTCCAGGGACTCGCGGTCGTCTTCGGCATCGCCACCGTCGTGCTCAACCTCGGCGCCGACCTCGTCACCCACCGGCTCGCACCACGCTCGGGGGCGGCGGCGTGA
- a CDS encoding HD domain-containing protein — protein sequence MAADPSGAAGVRVPDTKLAVEATELVRDTTDELVYHHSRRVFLFGALRGRLRDLSFDPELLYIGAMFHDLGLGERFRSSGRRFEVDSADEARSFLQARGVPEDSVRRVWTAVALHTTPGIPAFMEPEVALVTAGVEYDVLGIGYEDLSDADRAAVVALHPRPDFKQRILAAFTEGIRPKPETTFGNVKADVLQHYVPGFERADFVRAILESPWPE from the coding sequence ATGGCAGCCGATCCGTCCGGAGCGGCAGGCGTGCGCGTACCGGACACGAAGCTCGCGGTCGAGGCGACCGAGCTGGTGCGCGACACGACTGACGAGCTCGTGTACCACCATTCCCGCCGCGTCTTCCTCTTCGGCGCCCTGCGGGGGCGCCTTCGGGACCTCTCCTTCGATCCGGAACTGCTCTACATCGGCGCCATGTTCCACGATCTCGGGCTCGGTGAGCGCTTCCGCTCCAGCGGACGGCGCTTCGAGGTGGACAGCGCGGACGAGGCGCGGAGCTTCCTGCAGGCCCGTGGGGTACCGGAGGACAGTGTGCGGCGGGTGTGGACCGCCGTCGCCCTGCACACCACGCCGGGAATCCCGGCCTTCATGGAACCCGAGGTGGCGCTGGTGACGGCCGGTGTGGAGTACGACGTCCTCGGCATCGGTTACGAGGACCTCTCCGACGCGGACCGCGCGGCGGTCGTAGCGCTCCATCCACGGCCGGACTTCAAGCAGCGGATCCTCGCGGCGTTCACCGAGGGGATCCGCCCGAAGCCGGAGACGACCTTCGGCAACGTCAAGGCCGACGTCCTCCAGCACTACGTTCCCGGTTTCGAGCGCGCGGACTTCGTACGCGCGATCCTCGAGTCGCCGTGGCCGGAGTGA
- a CDS encoding class I SAM-dependent methyltransferase yields the protein MRHRTGNLLTDRPELYEARFPDPERLAGRWAQDVLRRHGAGPTVLDAGCGTGRDAAFLHRAGRRVTAADLSAPMLAHARAHHPGPAYVTADLSRFDFGRRVFDSVVCLDSSLLYCHTDEQLDGFLRSCRRTLVPGGLLVAEMRNGAYFLGRDGHGTAPAVSRFTWHGTTYRSTTALRVDRAAQLLRRTRRWTADDGSPPVVEHSAWRLLLPQELRHFLTVHGFDVLALHDGPGPRTEPAWQPGAEPGDTADGDRLHLVARKSPGNPARTSTGDPTHPATGEQP from the coding sequence ATGAGACACCGGACCGGGAATCTCCTCACCGACCGTCCGGAGCTGTACGAGGCCAGGTTCCCCGACCCCGAACGCCTCGCCGGGCGGTGGGCGCAGGACGTCCTCCGCCGCCACGGCGCCGGTCCCACCGTCCTCGACGCGGGCTGCGGGACCGGCCGGGACGCCGCCTTCCTGCACCGCGCGGGGCGCCGGGTCACCGCCGCCGACCTGTCCGCCCCCATGCTCGCCCACGCCCGCGCGCACCATCCGGGACCGGCGTACGTGACGGCCGATCTCAGCCGGTTCGATTTCGGCCGGCGGGTCTTCGACTCCGTGGTGTGCCTGGACAGTTCACTGCTGTACTGCCACACCGACGAGCAGCTCGACGGTTTCCTGAGGTCCTGCCGCCGCACCCTGGTGCCCGGCGGCCTGCTGGTCGCGGAGATGCGCAACGGCGCGTACTTCCTCGGCCGCGACGGACACGGGACCGCGCCGGCCGTGTCCCGCTTCACCTGGCACGGCACGACGTACCGCTCGACCACCGCACTGCGCGTCGACCGGGCCGCCCAGCTCCTGCGGCGCACCCGGCGCTGGACCGCCGACGACGGCAGCCCGCCCGTCGTGGAGCACTCCGCGTGGCGGCTGCTCCTGCCCCAGGAACTGCGCCACTTCCTCACCGTCCACGGCTTCGACGTCCTCGCCCTGCACGACGGACCGGGGCCCCGCACCGAACCGGCCTGGCAGCCGGGCGCCGAACCCGGGGACACCGCCGACGGCGACCGGCTCCACCTCGTCGCCAGGAAGTCCCCCGGGAACCCGGCCAGGACGTCCACCGGCGATCCGACACACCCAGCAACAGGAGAGCAACCATGA
- a CDS encoding ATP-binding cassette domain-containing protein: protein MKEDPVIAAVTGLTVEVDGRALVDRVSLRIRPGTVTALVGSSGSGKTTTGLALLGEFPAGARVTGEVAVHGTRIGYIPQHPAAVLNPARRTGALLRDMARQQVRDLPRSRRRAAARQRVTQALADAQLDDVEQVLGRYPHQLSGGQQQRVVLAQALLLGARIIVADEPTTGQDALTTRRVVDQLATVAARGIAVLLLSHDLDVVRELADEVLVMRGGRVVEQGPAHRVLDAPTHPWTKELLAGPRTLPYADSGRTGAELLTVSGLTAHHRTGGARVPVLSVDRLTLRSGECLAVVGRSGSGKTTLARCLAGLHRDHTGQILLDGTALPRSLRDRSRAQLAAVQYVFQDARAAFDEHRPVLDQVARTAVRLRGADPREAAGEARRVLTDLGLGEELVRRLPGLLSGGELQRAALARALLARPRVLVCDEITSGLDPVTRRSLVDLLAVLMRRQDAPAVVLVTHDLDTAAPATRVAVLDGGEVVEEGPGDQILNAPHQPFTIALLDASGRRGAAVRP from the coding sequence ATGAAGGAGGACCCCGTGATCGCCGCCGTCACCGGACTGACGGTCGAGGTCGACGGCCGGGCACTCGTCGACCGGGTCTCGCTGCGCATCCGCCCCGGTACGGTGACGGCCCTGGTCGGCTCGTCCGGCAGCGGCAAGACCACGACCGGTCTCGCCCTGCTCGGTGAATTCCCCGCAGGCGCCCGCGTGACGGGCGAGGTGGCCGTGCACGGCACCCGCATCGGCTACATCCCCCAGCACCCCGCCGCCGTCCTCAACCCCGCCCGCCGCACCGGTGCCCTGCTGCGCGACATGGCACGGCAGCAGGTGCGTGACCTGCCCCGGTCACGGCGCCGAGCGGCGGCCCGGCAGCGCGTCACGCAGGCACTCGCCGACGCCCAACTCGACGACGTCGAGCAGGTGCTGGGCCGGTACCCGCACCAACTCTCCGGAGGCCAGCAGCAGCGCGTCGTCCTGGCGCAGGCGCTGCTCCTGGGCGCCCGGATCATCGTCGCCGACGAACCCACCACAGGGCAGGACGCCCTGACGACACGTCGGGTCGTCGACCAGCTCGCGACGGTGGCGGCGCGGGGCATCGCCGTGCTGCTGCTCAGCCACGACCTCGACGTCGTACGGGAGCTGGCCGACGAGGTACTGGTGATGCGCGGCGGCCGCGTGGTGGAACAGGGCCCGGCCCACCGGGTCCTGGACGCGCCCACCCACCCGTGGACGAAGGAGCTCCTCGCCGGACCCAGGACCCTGCCGTACGCGGACTCCGGGCGCACCGGTGCCGAGCTGCTGACCGTCAGCGGGCTCACCGCACATCACCGGACAGGCGGCGCCCGCGTCCCGGTGCTGAGCGTCGACCGGCTCACCCTCCGCAGCGGCGAATGCCTGGCCGTCGTCGGACGGTCCGGCAGCGGCAAGACCACCCTCGCCCGCTGTCTCGCCGGACTCCACCGTGACCACACCGGGCAGATCCTGCTCGACGGCACGGCGCTGCCGCGCAGCCTGAGGGACCGCAGCCGTGCACAACTCGCCGCCGTGCAGTACGTCTTCCAGGACGCGCGGGCGGCCTTCGACGAACACCGGCCGGTCCTGGACCAGGTGGCGCGCACGGCGGTGCGCCTGCGCGGCGCCGATCCCCGGGAGGCGGCCGGGGAGGCCCGGCGGGTGTTGACGGACCTCGGGCTGGGGGAGGAACTGGTCCGCAGGCTGCCCGGCCTGCTCTCCGGCGGCGAACTGCAGCGCGCGGCCCTCGCCCGAGCACTCCTCGCGCGGCCCCGGGTGCTCGTCTGCGACGAGATCACCTCCGGGCTGGACCCGGTCACCAGGCGATCCCTGGTGGATCTGCTCGCCGTGCTGATGCGTCGTCAGGACGCGCCCGCCGTCGTACTGGTCACGCACGACCTCGACACCGCCGCACCGGCCACGCGTGTGGCCGTCCTCGACGGCGGCGAGGTGGTCGAGGAGGGCCCCGGGGACCAGATCCTGAATGCTCCCCACCAACCGTTCACGATCGCGCTGCTGGATGCTTCCGGGAGACGGGGAGCCGCCGTACGCCCGTGA
- a CDS encoding S1 family peptidase: MVRTGLSALLIIGTWATAGLTQATAADSASSAEPQASAGIITAMQRDLGLTKSQAEARLTAEKKATALEGTARSAAGASFGGSWFDADSGRLTVAVTDAAEAGAVRAAGADVRVVDHTARELDAVKNRLDALSAPSGVSSWHVDPRANSVVVNVVASEQGDNDVRAFVAKAREVGPVTVRRTAQAPQTFAAGTVGGDPYYTGNVRCSIGFSVHGGFVTAGHCGQAGGAVRGWDGSAIGNFQGSSFPDNDYAWVNVGSGWWTVPVVLGWGTVSDQLVRGSNEAPIGASICRSGSTTHWHCGNVLAKNETVNYSQGAVHQMTKTSVCAEGGDSGGSFISGDQAQGVTSGGWGNCSSGGETWHQPINEILNRYGLTLHTA; the protein is encoded by the coding sequence ATGGTGCGGACGGGTCTCTCCGCACTGCTCATCATCGGCACCTGGGCGACCGCCGGCCTGACCCAGGCCACGGCAGCCGACTCCGCTTCCTCCGCGGAGCCTCAGGCCTCGGCCGGAATCATCACGGCCATGCAGCGCGACCTGGGACTGACGAAGAGTCAGGCCGAGGCCCGGCTCACCGCGGAGAAGAAGGCGACGGCCCTGGAGGGAACGGCGCGGAGCGCGGCCGGGGCATCGTTCGGCGGTTCCTGGTTCGACGCGGACAGCGGCAGGCTGACGGTCGCCGTCACGGACGCCGCCGAGGCGGGTGCCGTCCGGGCGGCCGGCGCGGACGTCCGGGTGGTCGACCACACGGCGCGGGAGCTCGACGCCGTGAAGAACAGGCTGGACGCGCTCTCCGCACCGAGCGGCGTCAGCAGCTGGCACGTCGATCCCCGGGCGAACAGCGTCGTCGTGAACGTCGTCGCCTCCGAGCAGGGTGACAACGATGTCCGGGCGTTCGTGGCGAAGGCGCGCGAGGTCGGACCCGTCACGGTGAGGCGGACCGCCCAGGCGCCGCAGACGTTCGCCGCGGGAACGGTCGGCGGCGACCCGTACTACACAGGCAACGTCCGCTGTTCCATAGGCTTCTCCGTACACGGAGGCTTCGTGACGGCCGGCCACTGCGGCCAGGCGGGCGGAGCGGTCAGGGGATGGGACGGCTCGGCCATCGGCAACTTCCAGGGCTCGTCCTTCCCCGACAACGACTACGCATGGGTGAACGTCGGCAGCGGCTGGTGGACCGTCCCCGTGGTCCTCGGCTGGGGCACCGTCTCCGACCAGTTGGTCCGCGGCTCCAACGAGGCCCCCATCGGCGCCTCGATCTGCCGCTCCGGCTCCACCACCCACTGGCACTGCGGAAACGTCCTCGCCAAGAACGAGACCGTGAACTACAGCCAGGGCGCCGTCCATCAGATGACCAAGACGAGCGTCTGCGCCGAAGGCGGCGACTCCGGCGGGTCGTTCATCAGCGGCGACCAGGCGCAGGGCGTCACCTCGGGCGGCTGGGGCAACTGCAGCAGCGGCGGTGAGACCTGGCACCAGCCGATCAACGAGATCCTCAACCGCTACGGGCTGACCCTCCACACGGCCTGA
- a CDS encoding ABC transporter permease subunit translates to MRRLRRYGPGAAVVAVPLGIALAGPFLVGEPTARAASFTLGAGHRLGTDFVGRDVVQQVLLGGRPVVVVALAATALAYLVALPVGLAGALTHRRWLEEVLMRPLDVLIAVPSLLMILLVAAAFPPGAAGLALLVAFVSVPDAARIVRAAAAEAASRPAVEALRMQGESWWRTAVGYVGRSILRTLAADAGIRLTGVLYLVATAAFLGIGVAPDAADWAVMVDRNRTGLLIQPWAVVVPALLVVALTMGGNLLVDAAMVSRTPARKGRRP, encoded by the coding sequence GTGAGGCGGCTCCGGAGATACGGCCCCGGGGCCGCCGTCGTCGCCGTACCGCTCGGCATCGCCCTGGCCGGTCCGTTCCTCGTGGGGGAGCCCACGGCACGCGCCGCCTCCTTCACCCTCGGCGCCGGCCACCGGCTCGGCACGGACTTCGTCGGGCGGGACGTCGTCCAGCAGGTGCTGCTCGGCGGCCGGCCCGTGGTGGTCGTCGCCCTGGCCGCCACCGCGCTCGCCTACCTCGTCGCCCTGCCGGTCGGGCTGGCCGGAGCGCTCACCCATCGCAGGTGGCTGGAGGAAGTGCTGATGCGACCCCTGGACGTGCTGATCGCCGTCCCCTCCCTGCTGATGATCCTGCTGGTCGCCGCCGCCTTCCCGCCCGGGGCGGCAGGTCTGGCCCTGCTGGTCGCCTTCGTCTCCGTCCCGGACGCCGCCCGGATCGTGCGCGCGGCGGCCGCGGAGGCGGCCTCCCGCCCCGCCGTGGAGGCGCTGCGCATGCAGGGTGAGAGCTGGTGGCGCACAGCCGTCGGGTACGTGGGGCGGTCCATCCTGCGCACGCTGGCCGCCGACGCCGGTATCCGTCTGACCGGGGTGCTCTACCTGGTGGCCACCGCGGCCTTCCTGGGCATCGGGGTCGCCCCCGACGCCGCCGACTGGGCCGTGATGGTGGACCGCAACCGCACCGGACTGCTCATCCAGCCCTGGGCGGTCGTCGTGCCGGCCCTGCTCGTCGTCGCGCTGACGATGGGCGGCAACCTGCTCGTCGACGCCGCCATGGTGAGCCGTACCCCGGCACGGAAGGGCCGTCGCCCATGA
- a CDS encoding carboxylesterase family protein: protein MSVFTTKAGAVAGRRSARDPGIAVLRGIPYAAPPFGADRFRAPRPAAPWDGIRDCSVFGAVAPQSAELPGSPVWYPGDEDVLNLNIWTPAGEGEALPVLVWIHGGAFVFGSSAQPDFDGTFLAGHGLVVVTLNHRLGFEGFGHVPAADGETACPDNRGLLDQIAALRWVRDNIASFGGDPGRVTVAGQSSGATSVACLMAMDEARGLFRRAIAHSAVNACATPESAARTTAEVAAAAGVPATCAGLVSASPKTLVEASDRVAESYRLDPGSGHRHYDPAIYGPVAGVAGLPADPLTACAAGTSREVDLMVCHTTEEYWLLDAVGGCAKITTERQLTAFASDHRLPRSLLDDYRALMPEASANEIYLAVYGDLMFGEYSSRFAESHARAGGRAHLARFVRRRDGGGQPVRAWHCADIPFAFGTVVDENTHFLMGGPPGAADHELSGRMAHAWASFAATGDPGWQRIGSVAGDVVRIWDTSPESGRTRWDAFRAPWRAAGLPLLAP, encoded by the coding sequence ATGAGCGTGTTCACGACGAAGGCCGGAGCGGTCGCCGGGCGCCGGTCCGCCCGCGATCCGGGAATCGCCGTGCTGCGCGGAATCCCGTACGCCGCCCCACCCTTCGGTGCCGACAGGTTCCGCGCCCCGCGGCCCGCCGCGCCGTGGGACGGCATACGCGACTGCTCGGTGTTCGGGGCCGTCGCCCCCCAGTCGGCGGAGCTTCCCGGCTCACCGGTCTGGTACCCGGGCGACGAGGACGTCCTGAACCTCAACATCTGGACCCCGGCCGGCGAGGGCGAGGCGCTCCCCGTGCTCGTCTGGATCCACGGTGGCGCCTTCGTCTTCGGTTCCTCGGCGCAGCCGGATTTCGACGGGACGTTCCTCGCCGGTCACGGACTGGTGGTGGTCACCCTCAACCACCGGCTGGGCTTCGAGGGCTTCGGCCACGTCCCGGCCGCCGACGGGGAGACCGCCTGTCCGGACAACCGGGGGCTGCTCGACCAGATCGCCGCTCTGCGGTGGGTGCGGGACAACATCGCCTCGTTCGGTGGCGACCCCGGCCGGGTGACGGTCGCCGGGCAGTCCTCCGGAGCGACCTCGGTCGCCTGTCTGATGGCGATGGACGAGGCACGCGGACTGTTCCGCCGGGCCATCGCGCACAGTGCGGTGAACGCCTGCGCGACCCCCGAGTCCGCCGCCCGCACCACGGCGGAGGTGGCAGCGGCGGCCGGAGTCCCCGCCACCTGCGCCGGGCTGGTGTCAGCCTCTCCGAAGACCCTTGTCGAGGCCTCCGACCGTGTGGCCGAGAGCTACCGGCTGGATCCCGGGTCCGGGCACCGCCACTACGATCCTGCGATCTACGGCCCGGTGGCGGGCGTGGCCGGACTGCCCGCCGACCCGCTGACGGCGTGTGCCGCGGGAACGTCCCGCGAGGTGGACCTGATGGTCTGCCACACCACGGAGGAGTACTGGCTGCTGGACGCCGTGGGCGGTTGCGCGAAGATCACCACGGAGCGGCAGCTCACCGCGTTCGCCTCCGACCACCGGCTCCCGCGCTCCCTGCTCGACGACTACCGCGCGCTGATGCCAGAGGCCTCCGCGAACGAGATCTACCTGGCCGTGTACGGAGACCTGATGTTCGGTGAGTACAGCAGCAGGTTCGCGGAGTCCCACGCGCGCGCGGGAGGGCGCGCCCATCTCGCACGGTTCGTCCGCCGGCGCGACGGCGGAGGGCAGCCGGTCAGGGCCTGGCACTGCGCCGACATCCCGTTCGCCTTCGGCACGGTGGTGGACGAGAACACCCACTTCCTCATGGGGGGACCTCCGGGCGCCGCCGACCACGAACTCTCGGGCCGCATGGCACACGCGTGGGCCTCCTTCGCCGCGACCGGCGACCCCGGCTGGCAGCGGATCGGCTCGGTGGCCGGTGACGTCGTACGGATCTGGGACACCTCGCCGGAGAGCGGTCGTACGAGATGGGACGCCTTCCGCGCGCCGTGGCGCGCCGCCGGGCTTCCGCTGCTCGCCCCCTGA
- a CDS encoding DUF1996 domain-containing protein: MAERISRSTLVSALVAIAALALVVTGLTAITRAGAPAVGASPGAGAPAPVSHVMQGTRHTQGHAVAPADPVPSGDDPDGDGYIPAIPPVTDVEPSVEIPPHRYFHEFQANCSVDHTGSVDPIVYPGQTGKSHNHTFMGNDSTDENSTTASLGEGGTACKAPGDLSAYWMPTLYDGDQEVRPAGPQTIYYKAGVTDYRTVRPFPKGLRFVVGSPTQTAAEFRDHPGMVEGYECGESYHNYEFPATCPTSRDTQLNLRMQAPSCWDGKHLDTPDHKAHMAYPVVTGANQDVCPASHPVALPMIEFKMAWPVNGDMSQVRLASGTGHSFHYDFFNAWDDATLDAMVGHCIVGGLQCDARGYDQNNPGEGAALDENYELP, from the coding sequence ATGGCCGAAAGAATCAGCAGATCCACCCTGGTGTCCGCCCTGGTCGCCATCGCCGCGCTGGCCCTGGTGGTCACGGGGCTCACGGCGATCACCAGGGCCGGTGCCCCCGCGGTCGGGGCGTCGCCCGGGGCCGGCGCACCCGCCCCGGTCTCGCACGTCATGCAGGGGACGCGGCACACACAAGGGCACGCCGTGGCGCCGGCAGACCCGGTCCCCTCGGGGGACGACCCCGACGGTGACGGCTACATCCCGGCGATCCCTCCGGTCACCGACGTGGAGCCGTCAGTCGAGATCCCGCCCCACCGGTACTTCCACGAGTTCCAGGCGAACTGTTCGGTCGACCACACCGGGTCGGTCGACCCGATCGTCTACCCCGGTCAGACCGGCAAGTCCCACAACCACACGTTCATGGGGAACGACTCCACGGACGAGAACAGCACGACCGCGTCGCTCGGAGAGGGCGGCACCGCCTGCAAGGCGCCCGGCGACCTGTCCGCGTACTGGATGCCGACCCTGTACGACGGGGATCAGGAGGTGCGCCCGGCCGGTCCGCAGACCATCTACTACAAAGCCGGTGTCACCGACTACCGGACCGTGCGGCCGTTCCCGAAGGGGCTGCGCTTCGTCGTCGGCAGCCCGACGCAGACCGCCGCGGAGTTCCGCGACCATCCGGGCATGGTCGAGGGGTACGAGTGCGGTGAGAGTTACCACAACTACGAGTTCCCGGCGACGTGTCCGACCAGCCGGGACACACAGCTCAACCTCCGTATGCAGGCGCCGAGTTGCTGGGACGGCAAACATCTGGACACCCCGGACCACAAGGCCCACATGGCTTATCCGGTCGTGACGGGCGCCAACCAGGACGTCTGCCCGGCCAGCCATCCCGTCGCCCTGCCGATGATCGAGTTCAAGATGGCCTGGCCGGTGAACGGGGACATGTCGCAGGTGAGACTGGCCAGCGGCACGGGCCACTCCTTCCACTACGACTTCTTCAACGCCTGGGACGACGCCACGCTGGACGCGATGGTCGGCCACTGCATCGTGGGCGGCCTCCAGTGCGACGCCCGGGGTTACGACCAGAACAACCCGGGTGAGGGCGCCGCTCTGGACGAGAACTACGAACTTCCCTGA
- a CDS encoding ABC transporter substrate-binding protein: MTAPADRHERFPGLHRRGFLAAAGGAAGIGALTLAGCSGPEATGSAADKGDGTPRRGGRVRAAFAGGGASETLDPHLGNLFADAARSKALFDKLADYGADLAAVPRLAEAWEPNAALDRWNVTLRQAEFHDGKPVTAADVLYSYRRIADPEKAYRARASLEPVDLKASRATGERTVEFVLKRPTAEFPNVMAAFGTHIVQDGATGFDRQPIGTGPFRFVSFAPGRSTVLRRHDAHWDGAPHLDELEFVVANEESARINALLGGQVEYAHELNPATGRAHEKSGGITIVRLRNSAMQAFAMKTDRPPFDDPRVREAFFLIADREELVNGALSGAGEPGNDLFGKGYEYYADELPQREQDIDRARHLLRQAGAQKLRVTLDTSAVAAGFTEAAGIFRDQAARAGVTVDVRMGSKDSYWKDILDSGTLCCYRSGAMPIESHISQRLLTDSTTNATKWQDKNFDALYRQAQSTRDRTARGALYARMQRRLHAEGGFLVWGFGDWILGTARSLRGVAREAPANTLDWARFDKVWLA, from the coding sequence ATGACCGCACCAGCCGACAGACACGAACGTTTCCCAGGCCTGCACAGGCGTGGCTTCCTCGCCGCGGCCGGGGGAGCGGCGGGCATCGGCGCACTCACGCTCGCCGGATGCTCCGGGCCCGAGGCCACCGGGTCCGCGGCGGACAAGGGGGACGGCACCCCCCGGCGCGGTGGCCGGGTACGCGCCGCCTTCGCCGGAGGCGGCGCGAGCGAGACACTCGACCCGCACCTGGGGAACCTCTTCGCCGACGCGGCCCGGAGCAAGGCGCTCTTCGACAAGCTCGCCGACTACGGCGCCGACCTCGCAGCGGTGCCACGCCTGGCCGAGGCATGGGAGCCGAACGCCGCCCTCGACCGCTGGAACGTCACGCTGCGGCAGGCGGAGTTCCACGACGGGAAGCCGGTGACCGCCGCCGACGTGCTCTACAGCTACCGTCGCATCGCCGACCCGGAGAAGGCATACCGGGCCCGCGCCTCCCTGGAACCCGTCGACCTGAAGGCGAGCCGCGCGACCGGGGAGCGGACCGTCGAGTTCGTGCTCAAGCGGCCGACCGCCGAATTCCCCAACGTGATGGCCGCCTTCGGCACCCACATCGTGCAGGACGGCGCGACCGGATTCGACCGGCAGCCGATCGGCACCGGCCCCTTCCGGTTCGTCTCCTTCGCCCCCGGACGCTCCACCGTCCTGCGGCGCCACGACGCCCACTGGGACGGTGCCCCGCACCTGGACGAGCTCGAGTTCGTCGTCGCCAACGAGGAGTCCGCCCGGATCAACGCCCTGCTCGGCGGCCAGGTCGAGTACGCCCACGAGCTCAACCCCGCCACCGGGCGCGCCCACGAGAAGTCGGGCGGCATCACGATCGTCCGGCTCCGCAACAGCGCCATGCAGGCCTTCGCCATGAAGACCGACCGCCCGCCCTTCGACGACCCCCGGGTCCGCGAGGCGTTCTTCCTCATCGCCGACCGCGAGGAACTGGTGAACGGCGCCCTCTCCGGCGCGGGGGAGCCCGGCAACGACCTCTTCGGCAAGGGATACGAGTACTACGCGGACGAACTCCCCCAGCGCGAACAGGACATCGACCGCGCCCGCCACCTCCTCAGGCAGGCCGGCGCCCAGAAGCTCAGGGTCACCCTCGACACCTCGGCCGTCGCCGCCGGTTTCACCGAGGCCGCCGGGATCTTCCGCGACCAGGCGGCACGCGCCGGGGTCACCGTCGACGTACGGATGGGCAGCAAGGACTCCTACTGGAAGGACATCCTCGACTCCGGCACCCTGTGCTGCTACCGGTCCGGAGCCATGCCCATCGAGTCCCACATCTCCCAGCGGCTGCTCACCGACTCCACCACCAACGCCACCAAATGGCAGGACAAGAACTTCGACGCCCTCTACCGGCAGGCCCAGTCGACCCGCGACCGGACGGCACGGGGTGCCCTCTACGCCCGGATGCAGCGGCGGCTGCACGCCGAAGGAGGCTTCCTCGTCTGGGGATTCGGCGACTGGATCCTCGGCACCGCCCGCTCCCTGCGGGGTGTCGCCCGCGAGGCACCCGCCAACACCCTGGACTGGGCACGCTTCGACAAGGTCTGGCTGGCGTGA